In bacterium, the following are encoded in one genomic region:
- a CDS encoding metallophosphoesterase family protein: MKIGVVSDSHNNLLYLRKALELLLKEDVSLFIHLGDDYSDTKILDEYPVANIKVPGVFDPEYKDRDIKNRRIEKICGFYFLISHTKTSHRNDQSGDLIPEDIINNRGVDVVLFGHTHLYEIKKENEII; encoded by the coding sequence ATGAAAATAGGTGTCGTTTCTGATTCCCACAACAACCTTTTGTATTTAAGAAAAGCATTAGAGCTTCTTTTAAAAGAAGATGTCTCCCTCTTTATCCATCTTGGCGATGATTATTCTGACACAAAGATACTTGATGAATACCCTGTAGCAAACATTAAGGTTCCTGGGGTATTTGATCCTGAATATAAAGACAGAGATATAAAAAATAGGAGAATTGAAAAAATATGTGGGTTTTATTTCTTAATCTCGCATACAAAAACCTCACATAGAAATGACCAAAGTGGAGACCTTATTCCAGAGGATATAATTAACAATAGAGGGGTTGATGTTGTTTTGTTTGGACACACCCATCTTTATGAAATAAAGAAGGAAAACGAAATAATC
- a CDS encoding ABC transporter substrate-binding protein yields the protein MKKAIFFPLCLSASLPLCFYAIQAIIFLFLIPSIAFCPQANTLYLSTTSDPKTFNLIISNETSTSEALAFLFEGLTERDGITTEIKPCLAKSWKYSQKGKRWTFNLRDDVLWSDGIPFTADDVVFTYNSLIYNDDIPTSLRDVMTIDGKRLIVKKLGTYTVEFILPKPFAPLLHQLGVSILPKHILEKYVKEKTFTSAWGVNTRPKEIVGTGPFMMKEYKPGERITYVRNPNYWKKDKDGNSLPYIGRIITFIVPDREAQLASFQAGEIDVLSVMGKDWAHLKEGEKRGNYTLYNCGPGFGTTFIAFNQSPIYQKKPYFSNLSFRRAIAHCIDKKTIINNCLSGLGFSQDSAMEEAAGFFYNPNVIKYEYNLKKARKILNEIGFIDRDKDGIREDKMGNPIKFTLLTNAENTQRKDMGAIIAKDLRDIGLGVTFSPIDFNKLVEMLTSSHNWDAVLIGFTGGVEPHSGKNVWESTGQLHLWNPEPADEKDKAVWKASLSSWEKEIDEIFNKGCQELDHKKRKLLYDKWQYIVSKNLPLIYTVNPASLYCVRNRLLNIHP from the coding sequence ATGAAAAAAGCCATTTTCTTTCCTCTCTGCCTCTCTGCCTCTCTGCCTCTGTGCTTTTATGCAATCCAAGCAATAATTTTCCTTTTTTTAATTCCCTCAATTGCCTTTTGCCCGCAAGCAAACACCCTTTATCTTTCCACCACCTCTGATCCAAAGACATTTAATCTTATTATTTCTAATGAGACATCAACCTCTGAGGCATTGGCATTTCTCTTTGAAGGTTTAACCGAAAGGGACGGAATAACAACCGAGATTAAGCCTTGCCTTGCCAAATCCTGGAAATATAGCCAGAAGGGAAAGAGATGGACATTTAATTTAAGGGATGATGTCCTTTGGTCTGACGGCATTCCCTTTACCGCAGACGATGTTGTTTTTACCTATAATTCCCTTATCTATAATGACGATATTCCCACCTCATTAAGGGATGTAATGACCATAGATGGAAAAAGGCTGATAGTAAAAAAGCTAGGAACTTATACGGTTGAGTTTATCCTTCCCAAACCATTTGCTCCCCTCCTTCATCAGCTTGGAGTTTCTATTCTTCCCAAACATATTCTTGAAAAATATGTTAAAGAGAAAACATTTACTTCAGCCTGGGGTGTAAATACAAGACCAAAGGAGATTGTAGGAACCGGCCCATTTATGATGAAAGAATATAAGCCAGGTGAGAGGATTACATATGTGAGAAACCCAAATTATTGGAAAAAGGATAAGGATGGAAATTCTCTTCCCTACATAGGAAGAATTATTACATTCATTGTGCCAGATAGGGAGGCACAGCTTGCGAGCTTCCAAGCAGGCGAGATAGATGTTCTCTCTGTGATGGGAAAAGATTGGGCACATCTTAAAGAAGGGGAAAAGAGGGGGAATTATACCCTATACAATTGTGGTCCTGGCTTTGGAACAACATTCATTGCCTTCAATCAGAGCCCTATCTATCAAAAAAAACCTTACTTTTCAAATCTCTCATTTAGAAGGGCAATTGCCCATTGTATAGACAAGAAGACAATTATTAACAATTGTTTATCAGGTCTTGGGTTTTCACAGGATTCTGCTATGGAGGAAGCCGCTGGCTTCTTTTATAATCCAAATGTTATTAAATATGAATACAACTTAAAGAAGGCAAGGAAAATCCTTAATGAAATTGGATTTATTGATAGAGACAAGGATGGAATAAGGGAGGACAAAATGGGCAATCCCATAAAATTTACCCTTTTAACCAATGCAGAAAATACCCAGAGAAAGGATATGGGAGCAATTATTGCCAAAGATTTAAGGGATATTGGCCTGGGTGTTACCTTTTCTCCTATTGATTTTAACAAGCTGGTTGAAATGCTTACATCTTCACACAATTGGGATGCCGTTTTAATTGGCTTTACCGGCGGCGTTGAGCCACATTCGGGAAAGAATGTCTGGGAATCTACCGGGCAATTACATCTTTGGAATCCAGAGCCAGCTGATGAGAAAGATAAGGCAGTTTGGAAGGCTTCCCTTTCTTCTTGGGAAAAGGAAATTGATGAGATATTTAATAAAGGCTGTCAGGAGCTTGACCATAAAAAGAGAAAGCTATTGTATGACAAATGGCAGTATATCGTTTCAAAAAACCTTCCCCTAATCTATACTGTAAACCCAGCAAGTCTATATTGTGTAAGGAATAGGCTTTTGAATATCCATCC
- the secG gene encoding preprotein translocase subunit SecG, translated as MIGAIITFLYILISLFLVFIILIQAGRGGGIAAAFGGATVENIFGSTRGNVLTRATAILAALFMIFSIILVRIGPGSLIKSKGAPKGERPSVQPAQPPEQPK; from the coding sequence ATGATTGGTGCAATTATTACATTTTTATATATTCTCATTTCCCTTTTTCTTGTTTTTATTATCCTTATTCAGGCGGGAAGGGGAGGAGGGATAGCCGCGGCATTTGGTGGAGCCACGGTTGAAAATATATTTGGCTCAACCAGAGGAAATGTCTTAACCAGGGCAACCGCTATATTAGCCGCATTGTTTATGATATTTTCTATAATCCTGGTAAGGATAGGGCCAGGAAGCCTTATAAAATCAAAGGGTGCTCCAAAGGGAGAAAGGCCTAGTGTTCAGCCAGCCCAGCCACCAGAACAACCCAAGTAA
- a CDS encoding AAA family ATPase, producing the protein MQKRIIVLNQKGGVGKTTTAVNLSTSLALLKKKVLLIDIDPQGNSTSSFGINKRRVSPNIYDVLLENEKIENTILPTGIENLSLVPSNISLAGARIELVNLSNREKRLKTAIEGLSEYDYIFIDPPPSLGILTL; encoded by the coding sequence ATGCAAAAGAGGATAATCGTCCTCAATCAAAAGGGAGGGGTTGGAAAGACAACAACCGCGGTTAATCTTTCCACATCTTTAGCCTTATTAAAGAAAAAGGTTTTGCTTATTGATATTGACCCACAAGGCAATTCAACATCCTCCTTCGGGATTAACAAAAGAAGGGTAAGCCCAAATATCTATGATGTCCTCCTTGAAAATGAAAAAATAGAGAATACAATTTTGCCTACAGGAATAGAAAACCTTTCTCTTGTTCCCTCAAATATATCTTTAGCAGGAGCAAGGATTGAGCTTGTCAATCTTTCTAATAGGGAAAAAAGGCTTAAAACCGCTATTGAAGGGCTTTCTGAGTATGATTATATATTTATTGACCCTCCGCCATCTTTAGGGATTCTCACTTTAAA